A single region of the Rhodococcus sp. W8901 genome encodes:
- a CDS encoding acetoacetate decarboxylase family protein has protein sequence MSAHEVLGRQVDMPVEIRAATAFMAMYSVPTAAAQALIDYTGLEILQFRPGRGLCGLVFVDYVDGDLGPYNEFGVTFMVRNHRGRGRSSVPGDLRALATGQAGALIHQLPVDGEFTLAAGRGIWGFPKILADFEADHTSDVRRGKVSQDGRLIAELTVKQGIPTPGGGANTSLEAYSHIDGVTRHTAWDMNPSGVRSRLGGAELRLGNHPIATELRSLGLPRRALMTTTIPDLQMTFGDAAKV, from the coding sequence GTGAGTGCGCATGAGGTGCTCGGCCGACAGGTCGACATGCCCGTCGAGATCCGCGCCGCCACCGCGTTCATGGCGATGTACTCGGTCCCGACCGCGGCCGCCCAGGCGCTCATCGACTACACCGGGCTCGAGATCCTGCAGTTCCGCCCCGGGCGCGGCCTGTGTGGCCTGGTGTTCGTCGACTACGTGGACGGAGACCTCGGCCCGTACAACGAATTCGGCGTCACGTTCATGGTCCGCAACCACCGCGGCCGAGGACGGTCGTCGGTGCCCGGCGACCTGCGGGCACTGGCCACGGGGCAGGCCGGCGCCCTCATTCACCAACTGCCCGTCGACGGCGAGTTCACCCTGGCCGCGGGCCGTGGGATCTGGGGATTCCCCAAGATCCTGGCCGACTTCGAGGCCGACCACACCAGTGACGTCCGCCGTGGCAAGGTCAGCCAGGACGGCCGGCTCATCGCCGAACTCACCGTCAAGCAGGGCATCCCGACACCCGGCGGCGGCGCCAACACCTCACTCGAGGCGTACTCGCACATCGACGGCGTCACCCGGCACACGGCCTGGGACATGAATCCAAGCGGCGTCCGGTCGCGGCTCGGTGGCGCCGAACTGCGTCTGGGTAACCACCCGATCGCCACCGAACTCCGGTCCCTCGGCCTGCCGCGGCGAGCCTTGATGACCACCACGATCCCCGACCTGCAGATGACCTTCGGGGACGCGGCGAAGGTCTGA
- a CDS encoding DUF485 domain-containing protein has product MSAPVHGDRPGAPASVRWSDILSVAEFVELRRRRSVVTNSLGAAAIVMLAVFLLGFAFLPDLLGSSTIAGVPLSLWLMFSQFAGTWVLVYLYFRLTRTYIQPAADAALAAIDPYRQERSA; this is encoded by the coding sequence GTGAGCGCGCCTGTCCACGGCGACCGTCCGGGGGCGCCCGCGTCCGTGCGGTGGTCGGACATACTCAGCGTCGCCGAGTTCGTCGAACTGCGCCGTCGCCGGAGTGTGGTGACGAACAGTCTCGGTGCTGCGGCGATCGTGATGCTCGCAGTCTTCTTGCTGGGGTTCGCATTCCTCCCCGACCTGCTCGGGAGTAGTACGATCGCGGGCGTTCCGCTGTCGCTGTGGCTCATGTTCTCCCAGTTCGCCGGCACCTGGGTGCTGGTCTACCTGTACTTCCGCCTCACCCGGACCTACATCCAGCCTGCGGCTGACGCTGCACTCGCGGCCATCGACCCGTACCGACAGGAGCGTTCGGCATGA
- a CDS encoding neutral/alkaline ceramidase yields MTISRRTVLAGAAAAPALAAVAGATAHALPRTTAAPARRAADSQGFRVGVGLSDMTGPVAENGMMGYSSFEQRAEGLHQRTRVRAYIFADADDNRVVYACADTCMVFQAVHDAVLARLAAKFGGLYTEKNVMLTAVHSHAACGGASQDYAYSLATLGFQPQVFGAEVDGMVEAIVAAHDNLAAGVVSYGRSELKDASVNRSRAAFDRNPQRDKDYYPLGIDTSMRVLKISQGGDNVGGIGWFPTHGASLTNKNHLISGDNKGAAAYFWEHDVAGVRYLDGAPGFVACFPQTNTGDMSPNLDLEPGHGPTADEFENARLIGERQVTAARTAFKAASPLASTTVDSRIIYLDMADQLVDGKYTSDGQPRRTAPACVGAAMAAGSTEDGPAIEIFTEGTRNPLIDALGGIDTPTPQWLADAQAPKLVLVPVGLLPPDGWVPHVLKIQIIRIGDIYVVGGPAEFTIVSGLRIRRTVAEELGVPLENVIFQGYANAYSSYCTTPEEYDAQQYEGGSTLFGRNTLPAYQQGFAKLAAAMKTGAQVPRGPAPRDLSGFQPGFGQDFPVDEPLPGRAFGDVVVQPAGGAGVGDQVAVEFVTGHPKNDLHRRGTYFEVQRRDGGRWVRHADDGDWATKYRWRREGLGASIARITWDVPTGTPSGTYRIQHFGDRKAPDGAVSPFTGTSAEFTVR; encoded by the coding sequence GTGACGATCAGTCGACGCACCGTGCTGGCCGGAGCCGCCGCCGCACCGGCGCTCGCAGCAGTTGCCGGTGCCACCGCACACGCTCTGCCCAGAACCACCGCCGCACCCGCGCGTCGCGCCGCCGACAGCCAGGGATTCCGGGTGGGCGTCGGCCTGTCCGACATGACGGGCCCTGTCGCCGAGAACGGCATGATGGGCTACTCGAGCTTCGAGCAGCGCGCGGAGGGTCTGCATCAGCGGACCCGGGTCCGCGCGTACATCTTCGCCGATGCCGACGACAACCGCGTCGTCTACGCATGCGCCGATACCTGCATGGTGTTCCAGGCCGTGCACGACGCGGTCCTGGCCCGGCTGGCCGCGAAGTTCGGTGGCCTCTACACCGAAAAGAACGTGATGCTCACGGCCGTGCACTCGCACGCGGCATGTGGCGGTGCGTCGCAGGACTACGCGTACAGCCTCGCGACTCTCGGCTTCCAGCCGCAGGTGTTCGGCGCCGAGGTCGACGGCATGGTCGAGGCGATCGTCGCCGCGCACGACAACCTCGCCGCGGGTGTCGTCTCCTACGGACGCAGCGAGCTGAAGGACGCGAGCGTGAATCGTTCGCGTGCAGCATTCGATCGGAACCCGCAGCGCGACAAGGACTACTACCCGCTCGGAATCGACACCTCGATGCGGGTGCTCAAGATCAGCCAGGGCGGCGACAACGTCGGCGGCATCGGCTGGTTCCCCACGCATGGCGCATCGCTCACCAACAAGAACCACCTGATCTCGGGCGACAACAAGGGTGCGGCCGCGTACTTCTGGGAGCACGACGTCGCCGGCGTGCGCTACCTCGACGGTGCGCCCGGGTTCGTCGCCTGCTTCCCGCAGACCAACACCGGCGACATGTCCCCCAATCTCGACCTCGAGCCCGGACACGGCCCCACCGCCGACGAGTTCGAGAACGCGCGGCTCATCGGCGAACGTCAGGTGACCGCGGCCCGGACGGCGTTCAAGGCGGCGTCACCGCTGGCGTCGACCACCGTCGACAGCCGAATCATCTACCTGGACATGGCCGACCAGCTGGTGGACGGCAAGTACACGTCCGACGGGCAGCCGCGCCGCACCGCACCCGCGTGCGTGGGCGCCGCGATGGCCGCGGGTAGCACCGAGGACGGCCCCGCGATCGAGATCTTCACCGAGGGCACCCGCAACCCGCTGATCGACGCCCTCGGCGGCATCGACACCCCCACCCCGCAGTGGCTCGCCGACGCGCAGGCCCCCAAGCTGGTGCTGGTGCCCGTCGGCCTGCTGCCTCCGGACGGCTGGGTGCCGCACGTGCTCAAGATCCAGATCATCCGGATCGGCGACATCTACGTGGTCGGCGGACCGGCCGAGTTCACCATCGTCTCGGGCCTGCGGATTCGCCGCACCGTCGCCGAGGAACTCGGAGTCCCTTTGGAGAACGTCATCTTCCAGGGCTACGCCAACGCGTACTCGAGCTACTGCACGACGCCCGAGGAGTACGACGCCCAGCAGTACGAGGGTGGTTCGACGCTGTTCGGCCGCAACACCCTGCCCGCCTACCAGCAGGGGTTCGCGAAGTTGGCCGCGGCGATGAAGACCGGTGCCCAGGTCCCCCGCGGCCCGGCACCGCGCGACCTGTCCGGTTTCCAGCCCGGCTTCGGGCAGGACTTCCCGGTCGACGAGCCACTGCCCGGACGCGCGTTCGGCGACGTGGTCGTCCAGCCCGCCGGAGGCGCCGGGGTGGGCGATCAGGTGGCCGTCGAGTTCGTCACCGGACATCCCAAGAACGACCTGCACCGCCGCGGAACGTATTTCGAGGTGCAGCGCCGCGACGGCGGCCGCTGGGTGCGGCACGCCGACGACGGCGACTGGGCCACCAAGTACCGGTGGCGCCGCGAAGGACTGGGCGCATCGATCGCGCGCATCACCTGGGACGTCCCGACCGGAACTCCGTCGGGCACGTACCGGATCCAGCACTTCGGCGACCGCAAGGCCCCGGACGGCGCGGTATCCCCCTTCACCGGCACATCCGCGGAGTTCACCGTCCGCTGA
- a CDS encoding acyl-CoA dehydrogenase family protein — protein MTHRPSQPRVDSPRYLTEERLAIRDLAREFAMKQVLPIANELDPVQGTIPDSLKQAMAEIGFFGIMIPEEHGGLGLGVFEYCLVAEELSRAWMSVSGLLARGNGMGGGFTPEQEAALLPRVARGEYLGAYALSEAEAGSDVANISCRAVRDGNEWVVNGTKMWCTYADDADYLVLFVRTDPNKDVAKPHTGISAFLIEKERGSFPRGVSGNKVRKIGYFGWSTWELAFDNFRVPADKMLGEEGKGFYLAVSGLEVGRAHTAARAIGLARAALEDSIEYVRTRHQFGKPIGDFQHLRFKIAKMAADIEAARQLMYSVATDIDTGRRCSLEASMAKLVATEMAERVTSEAVQIHGGAGYTTDFQVERHWRDARLTKIFEGTSEIQMRIISDELLGRATS, from the coding sequence ATGACTCACCGACCTTCACAACCGCGTGTCGATTCCCCGCGGTACCTCACCGAAGAACGCCTGGCGATCAGGGACCTGGCGCGCGAGTTCGCCATGAAGCAGGTGCTTCCGATCGCGAACGAACTCGACCCGGTTCAGGGCACGATCCCTGACTCGCTGAAGCAAGCGATGGCCGAGATCGGTTTCTTCGGGATCATGATCCCCGAGGAGCATGGTGGACTGGGCCTCGGCGTATTCGAGTACTGCCTGGTCGCCGAGGAACTCTCCCGCGCCTGGATGAGTGTGTCGGGTCTGCTGGCCCGCGGCAACGGCATGGGCGGCGGGTTCACCCCGGAACAGGAGGCGGCGCTACTGCCCCGGGTCGCCCGTGGCGAGTACCTCGGCGCGTACGCGCTGTCAGAGGCCGAGGCCGGTTCGGATGTCGCGAACATCTCGTGCCGCGCGGTACGCGACGGCAACGAGTGGGTCGTCAACGGCACCAAGATGTGGTGCACGTACGCCGACGATGCCGACTACCTCGTGCTGTTCGTCCGCACGGATCCGAACAAGGATGTCGCCAAGCCGCACACCGGCATCAGTGCCTTCCTCATCGAGAAGGAACGCGGATCGTTTCCCCGAGGTGTCTCCGGGAACAAGGTCCGCAAGATCGGCTACTTCGGTTGGAGCACATGGGAGTTGGCATTCGACAACTTCCGCGTTCCGGCCGACAAGATGCTCGGCGAGGAAGGCAAGGGGTTCTACCTCGCCGTGAGCGGCCTCGAGGTCGGTCGCGCACACACGGCAGCCCGCGCGATCGGCCTGGCCCGCGCCGCGCTCGAGGACTCGATCGAGTACGTACGCACCCGGCACCAGTTCGGCAAGCCGATCGGCGACTTCCAGCACCTGCGTTTCAAGATCGCCAAGATGGCCGCCGACATCGAGGCAGCCCGCCAGCTGATGTACTCCGTGGCCACCGACATCGACACGGGCCGGCGCTGCTCGCTCGAGGCGTCGATGGCGAAGCTCGTCGCCACCGAGATGGCCGAACGAGTAACCAGCGAGGCGGTGCAGATCCACGGAGGCGCCGGCTACACCACCGACTTCCAGGTCGAGCGGCACTGGCGTGACGCCCGCCTGACGAAGATCTTCGAGGGCACCAGCGAGATCCAGATGCGGATCATCTCCGACGAACTCCTCGGCCGGGCCACGTCATGA
- a CDS encoding TetR/AcrR family transcriptional regulator — MNTRSGANALTRTRTAAHEGVRERILETALDEFYAAGFHGATMRNIATHAGCSAANVYNHFENKAELLVEILRAASDEQFTATRNALRKAGPEPADQWRAAVTAHALYTARNQRACVVANTELRYLEEVDRKRVVGSRDAQEHLFVSIAEAGVAQGVFEVPHVHQAVTAVLTMCAGIALWFRIDGALSAQEVADTHGVYALNLVGYRTS; from the coding sequence ATGAACACTCGATCGGGCGCGAACGCCCTGACCAGGACACGCACCGCGGCACACGAGGGCGTCCGTGAGCGCATCCTGGAGACCGCGCTCGACGAGTTCTATGCGGCAGGCTTCCACGGCGCGACCATGCGAAACATCGCAACGCACGCCGGCTGCAGCGCCGCCAACGTCTACAACCACTTCGAGAACAAAGCCGAACTGCTGGTCGAGATCCTGAGGGCCGCCAGCGACGAACAGTTCACCGCCACCCGTAACGCACTGCGAAAAGCCGGCCCCGAGCCGGCCGACCAGTGGCGCGCGGCTGTCACCGCCCACGCCCTCTACACCGCCCGCAACCAGCGAGCCTGCGTCGTTGCGAACACCGAACTGCGCTATCTCGAAGAGGTCGATCGCAAACGCGTCGTCGGCTCTCGCGACGCACAGGAGCACTTGTTCGTGTCGATCGCCGAAGCGGGCGTTGCCCAGGGCGTATTCGAAGTTCCCCACGTTCACCAAGCAGTCACCGCGGTCCTGACCATGTGCGCGGGAATCGCGCTGTGGTTCCGGATCGATGGAGCACTCTCGGCACAGGAAGTCGCCGACACGCACGGCGTTTACGCCCTCAACCTGGTCGGATACCGAACCAGCTGA
- a CDS encoding nuclear transport factor 2 family protein translates to MSTSEDRLEDRIRRLEDIEAIRQLDARYCRHLDDGNWDELMDLFTEDGEFDGLSHPKGRSEMREFFAGLAAGGLTSFWHFITNMEVELDGDRATVRSFLWQPCVTDGAPSIAAGRYEDQVVRIDGRWVYRVKQVRFHFFGPLVEGWDENLFALDTARRAAVNP, encoded by the coding sequence ATGAGCACTTCCGAAGACCGACTCGAAGACCGGATCCGCAGACTGGAGGACATCGAGGCTATTCGGCAGCTCGATGCTCGGTACTGCCGGCACCTGGACGACGGCAATTGGGACGAGTTGATGGACCTGTTCACCGAGGATGGCGAGTTCGACGGACTGTCGCACCCCAAGGGTCGCTCCGAGATGCGCGAGTTCTTCGCCGGTCTGGCCGCGGGCGGTCTCACGTCGTTCTGGCACTTCATCACCAACATGGAAGTCGAGTTGGACGGAGACCGCGCAACTGTGCGATCTTTCCTCTGGCAGCCGTGCGTCACTGACGGCGCTCCGTCGATCGCGGCCGGCCGCTACGAGGACCAGGTGGTTCGTATCGACGGCCGCTGGGTTTACCGCGTCAAGCAGGTGCGCTTCCACTTCTTCGGCCCGCTCGTCGAAGGTTGGGACGAGAACCTCTTCGCGCTCGACACCGCCCGGCGCGCGGCGGTCAACCCGTGA
- a CDS encoding solute symporter family protein — translation MTGEPDFLAIAICAAVISLTLWVTFAASRRSRSADGFFAAGRSITGWQNGFAIAGEFISAGSFLGTTGLIFYKGVDGTVILCASVVSFLPVLFLLAEKMRNVGKYTLADVLVFRTQARRVRVVVAFSTIATGMFVLLAQLVAAGVLLESVSGIPFWLSVIVAGSLMGIYVFVGGMLATTWVQVIKSSILSVLALIVGLGILSKFGFSFPKVLSNATEHAVAGDAVLSPGLIFASGGAVNLISYGLTFALGTAGMAHILIRFFTVPEAATARRSLGWTVALCSGFYLVVVLMGFGAAAVLGDGGAERVGAGGNLAAPVLVTELGGGVGTVGGSIALALVSAVAFASIVAVVAGVVISAAGTFARDVWPTLTRRDRGNTTDVVADTAAGDARDAKVARFGAVGFSVIAILLTMAIGDTTNITYFMGMAFMVAGSAHLPSLLLSLNWRRFNSTGAVWGIVVGLVSTIVSLMFTEALWMGSGPAPLHIQLPVIITLPLGLVACVVGSFLGERRVESREDADEKFAEMLVRAETGIGAEVAASH, via the coding sequence ATGACTGGCGAACCCGACTTCCTCGCCATCGCCATCTGCGCGGCGGTGATCTCGCTGACCCTGTGGGTCACCTTCGCGGCCTCACGTCGCAGTCGTAGCGCAGACGGCTTCTTCGCCGCCGGCCGCTCGATCACCGGGTGGCAGAACGGATTTGCCATCGCCGGCGAATTCATCTCGGCGGGGAGCTTCCTCGGAACCACCGGCCTGATCTTCTACAAGGGTGTCGACGGCACGGTGATCCTGTGTGCATCGGTGGTGTCGTTCCTTCCGGTGCTGTTTCTGCTCGCCGAGAAGATGCGCAACGTCGGCAAGTACACGCTCGCGGACGTGCTGGTGTTCCGCACACAGGCACGGCGGGTCCGCGTGGTCGTCGCGTTCAGCACCATCGCGACCGGCATGTTCGTGTTGCTCGCGCAGCTCGTGGCAGCCGGAGTGCTGCTCGAGTCCGTGTCGGGGATCCCGTTCTGGCTGTCGGTGATCGTCGCTGGAAGCCTCATGGGCATATACGTTTTCGTTGGAGGTATGCTCGCCACCACATGGGTGCAGGTGATCAAGTCCTCGATCCTCTCGGTGCTGGCGCTGATCGTCGGCCTGGGCATCCTGTCGAAGTTCGGCTTCAGCTTCCCGAAGGTGCTGTCGAATGCCACCGAGCACGCTGTTGCCGGTGACGCGGTCCTGTCACCCGGGCTGATCTTCGCGTCGGGTGGCGCCGTCAACCTCATCTCGTACGGCCTCACCTTCGCGCTCGGCACAGCCGGTATGGCGCACATCCTCATTCGATTCTTCACCGTGCCCGAGGCGGCGACGGCTCGGCGCTCGCTGGGCTGGACCGTCGCACTGTGCAGTGGCTTCTACCTCGTCGTGGTGCTGATGGGGTTCGGTGCCGCCGCCGTGCTCGGTGACGGTGGTGCCGAACGTGTCGGCGCAGGAGGCAATCTCGCCGCACCGGTCCTGGTGACCGAGCTCGGAGGAGGCGTCGGAACGGTCGGCGGCTCCATTGCATTGGCCTTGGTCTCCGCCGTGGCATTCGCCAGCATCGTGGCTGTCGTCGCAGGCGTGGTCATCTCGGCTGCCGGTACCTTCGCGCGCGACGTGTGGCCGACGCTGACCCGCCGCGATCGCGGGAACACTACGGATGTCGTCGCCGATACTGCTGCCGGCGACGCACGGGATGCGAAGGTCGCCAGATTCGGCGCGGTCGGCTTCAGTGTCATCGCGATCCTGCTGACTATGGCGATCGGCGACACCACCAACATCACGTACTTCATGGGCATGGCGTTCATGGTCGCGGGGAGTGCGCACCTGCCGAGCCTGCTGCTGAGCTTGAACTGGCGCAGGTTCAACAGCACCGGCGCGGTGTGGGGCATTGTCGTCGGACTGGTGTCGACGATCGTGAGCCTCATGTTCACCGAGGCCCTGTGGATGGGCAGTGGTCCGGCGCCGCTGCACATCCAGCTTCCGGTGATCATCACACTGCCGCTCGGCCTGGTGGCCTGTGTCGTCGGCTCGTTTCTGGGGGAGCGGCGGGTCGAGTCGCGCGAAGATGCCGACGAGAAGTTTGCGGAGATGTTGGTCCGCGCGGAAACCGGAATCGGCGCCGAGGTGGCGGCGTCGCACTGA
- a CDS encoding AMP-binding protein — protein sequence MTRETLASFLDKFVAAAPEATAAIDLVGPGIVTTTRTRLRDRVRLLATELAEVGLRRGQCVAVFLPNWSDAVVWQFAASALGAHVIGINTRYNVGEIEHVLRSARPAVVAVADSFHGLDLFGMLRQAVSATDGNADAPTLAVVRTPGLGPAADFDAAAFDLGSGSWQAGSGDTGGASAPRTPVTATQTVAGDLGDPDDPLAVAFTTSGSTGTPKLAAHRESAVVQHARADAAGMAIVPGDVTLCVLPLSGVFGFNTAMATLAGGGTVLMVPVFDPVTTLRAMESERVSHIVGGDDLYGRIHDTWQDVRGDLSSLKWLGIADFLGRSHEIARWARDEFDAFTTGVFGSSEVFSLMLFWNADDPEAVRWNGGGRPVGPEISIRIADPYDDSVVPDGEQGELQVRGPNVTDAYLGNPDAAAQAFTADGWFHSGDLAVATGDGGFTYVCRAGDALRLRGFLVDPAEIETRLATHSDVQTAKVVGITGPGGYTQAVGFIVPVENATVASAALRQWCADSLAAFKVPSAIHVIEKMPTTVGGNGTKIRAVELRDWAQQWTDRERDFRSV from the coding sequence ATGACTCGCGAGACTCTCGCATCGTTCCTCGACAAGTTCGTCGCCGCAGCCCCCGAGGCGACCGCAGCCATCGACCTGGTCGGTCCGGGCATCGTCACCACCACAAGAACCCGGCTTCGCGACCGAGTGCGGTTGCTGGCGACCGAACTGGCCGAGGTCGGCCTCCGACGCGGGCAGTGTGTCGCGGTGTTCCTTCCGAACTGGTCGGACGCGGTCGTCTGGCAGTTCGCGGCATCGGCACTCGGCGCCCACGTCATCGGCATCAACACCCGCTACAACGTCGGCGAGATCGAGCACGTGCTCCGCTCGGCACGGCCTGCCGTAGTGGCCGTCGCCGACAGCTTCCACGGACTCGATCTGTTCGGCATGCTCCGCCAGGCCGTCTCGGCCACCGACGGCAATGCCGATGCCCCGACACTGGCGGTGGTGCGGACTCCTGGTCTCGGCCCCGCGGCCGATTTCGACGCCGCGGCATTCGATCTCGGCTCCGGATCATGGCAAGCCGGCAGCGGCGATACGGGCGGGGCGTCGGCACCGCGCACGCCGGTGACCGCAACCCAGACTGTGGCAGGGGATCTCGGCGATCCCGATGACCCGCTCGCCGTTGCCTTCACGACATCCGGATCGACGGGTACCCCCAAGCTGGCCGCGCACCGGGAATCGGCCGTCGTACAGCATGCCCGGGCGGATGCGGCCGGAATGGCCATCGTGCCCGGTGACGTGACGTTGTGCGTGCTCCCACTGTCCGGTGTGTTCGGCTTCAACACCGCAATGGCGACCTTGGCGGGCGGTGGAACCGTGCTCATGGTTCCGGTGTTCGATCCCGTCACCACGCTGCGCGCGATGGAATCCGAGCGGGTGTCGCACATCGTCGGCGGCGACGATCTCTACGGCAGGATCCACGACACCTGGCAGGACGTCCGCGGGGACCTCTCGTCCTTGAAGTGGCTCGGCATCGCGGACTTCCTCGGTCGCTCGCACGAGATTGCGCGCTGGGCGCGAGACGAGTTCGACGCGTTCACCACCGGAGTGTTCGGATCGTCGGAGGTGTTCTCGCTCATGCTCTTCTGGAACGCCGACGATCCCGAGGCGGTGCGGTGGAACGGTGGCGGACGACCCGTAGGCCCTGAGATCTCGATCCGAATCGCGGACCCATACGACGACTCCGTGGTGCCCGACGGCGAACAGGGTGAACTCCAGGTTCGCGGACCGAACGTCACGGACGCATACCTGGGTAATCCGGACGCCGCAGCACAGGCATTCACCGCCGACGGGTGGTTCCACAGCGGTGATCTGGCGGTCGCGACCGGCGATGGTGGGTTCACCTACGTGTGTCGTGCCGGGGATGCGTTGCGGCTGCGCGGGTTCCTCGTCGACCCCGCCGAGATCGAGACGCGCCTCGCGACGCACTCGGATGTGCAAACCGCGAAGGTCGTCGGCATCACCGGGCCCGGTGGTTACACCCAGGCCGTCGGGTTCATCGTTCCCGTCGAGAATGCCACGGTCGCATCCGCCGCCCTACGGCAGTGGTGTGCGGATTCGCTGGCGGCGTTCAAGGTGCCGTCGGCCATCCACGTGATCGAGAAGATGCCCACCACGGTGGGCGGCAACGGCACCAAGATCCGGGCCGTGGAACTGCGCGACTGGGCGCAGCAATGGACGGATCGTGAAAGGGATTTCCGCAGTGTGTAA
- a CDS encoding SRPBCC family protein, whose amino-acid sequence MSDSVVIDRPIADVFSYLSDPDKATEWSSDVVDYRMVSGAPDEVGSVASTTLKVAGVKVEATEEITAYEENKRIGFESRDSRVEYTRELDFDGDGDGATRVTFKVDAKPSPGLFKFADSVAMKLYARDVHGNLENAKTILETPNG is encoded by the coding sequence ATGAGCGATTCCGTTGTCATCGACCGACCGATCGCGGATGTGTTCAGCTACCTCTCCGATCCGGACAAGGCCACCGAATGGTCGAGCGACGTCGTCGATTACCGGATGGTCTCCGGTGCTCCCGACGAGGTGGGTTCGGTCGCGTCGACCACTCTCAAGGTTGCCGGCGTGAAGGTCGAGGCGACGGAGGAGATCACCGCGTACGAGGAGAACAAGCGGATCGGGTTCGAGTCGCGCGACTCGCGCGTCGAGTACACCCGCGAGCTCGACTTCGACGGGGACGGTGACGGGGCGACGCGGGTGACGTTCAAGGTGGACGCCAAGCCCAGTCCGGGACTGTTCAAGTTCGCCGACTCGGTCGCGATGAAGCTGTACGCCCGCGACGTGCACGGCAATCTGGAGAACGCCAAGACGATTCTCGAGACCCCGAACGGCTGA
- a CDS encoding alpha/beta fold hydrolase codes for MIEARYLLIDSALGFVEIVHPANGSTATDDATPTVLCIHTAGQNGVQWRHVASALADKGYRVVVPDLPGHGRSEPAANGPVTDLTAYGDWLWKLLDALGIGRPYVIGCSIGGKLTLDLATRPERPLAGAIAMAAEAGPGRVNVAGLRRELEDVAGPSRGERTYLGTLASVGDTVPADRADLIATMHRREDPVISSSDLIGWGGHDVRERLCLTTCPVHMIAGEQDPWITPDTVRADASRIRGARFTMLAGIGHYPMEEVEDFADVAATWLGELADVPRSTRAEAAS; via the coding sequence GTGATCGAGGCCCGCTATCTGCTCATCGACTCGGCTCTGGGCTTCGTCGAGATCGTCCACCCGGCCAACGGATCCACCGCGACCGACGACGCCACTCCTACGGTGCTGTGCATCCACACCGCTGGCCAGAACGGTGTGCAGTGGCGTCATGTCGCGTCCGCTCTCGCGGACAAGGGGTATCGAGTGGTCGTGCCGGACCTACCCGGGCATGGCCGGTCCGAGCCCGCCGCCAACGGTCCGGTCACCGATCTCACGGCGTACGGCGACTGGCTGTGGAAGCTGCTCGACGCTCTCGGCATCGGACGCCCGTACGTGATCGGCTGCTCGATCGGGGGGAAGCTGACGCTCGACCTCGCCACGCGCCCGGAGCGCCCCCTGGCGGGCGCGATCGCGATGGCCGCCGAGGCGGGGCCCGGCCGCGTGAACGTGGCAGGCCTGCGCCGCGAACTCGAGGATGTTGCCGGACCGTCACGCGGTGAACGGACATACCTCGGCACCCTGGCCTCGGTGGGCGATACCGTTCCCGCCGACCGGGCGGATCTGATTGCCACCATGCACCGTCGTGAGGATCCGGTGATCTCGTCGTCCGACCTCATCGGCTGGGGCGGGCACGACGTGCGTGAGCGACTGTGCCTGACGACATGTCCCGTGCACATGATTGCGGGAGAACAGGATCCATGGATCACTCCTGACACGGTCAGGGCCGACGCGTCCCGCATCCGCGGTGCCCGGTTCACGATGTTGGCGGGGATCGGCCACTATCCGATGGAGGAAGTCGAGGACTTCGCCGACGTCGCGGCCACGTGGCTGGGCGAACTGGCGGACGTCCCCCGCTCGACACGAGCGGAGGCAGCATCATGA